Part of the Serinus canaria isolate serCan28SL12 chromosome 1, serCan2020, whole genome shotgun sequence genome is shown below.
tgaaaatgtaGTGCAGCTGATTGTGCTTGCACTGTATGGAGTGTTTTGGTATGTGGAGACATTTATGGGCACAAAACTTTAAGTGCTAAGCAGTTACTTCCTTAGGGAGAAAAGAGCATAGTAAAATTGAGGATCTGAGGATACAAACGAGGCTGGGGATACAAATGAGGTTGCAATCCCTGAACATAGCATTGATTTCCTCAGGCCCTTTGTTATCTCTCCTTCTCTTTGGCTACTATGGTAAGGTGCCGTTCCAATaatgctggcacagctgcatgTGAACCAGATTTGGAGACACctttgtctttaaaaacaaaccctgagATACCTGTGTTTAGtcattttgtgggttttttatggggttttatCTGGATAAGTTCCCAGTTTGGACTGTGTTAACAGAAGTTTGGCTGGCAGTTAGAGGGAAAGGATGAGTTTTTTGGGAATTGTTGACTGCATCTGAGGCAGAGTATTCAGTTTGGAGGCTCAGAATACAGGAAAGCCATGGAAAAAGTAGAGTGAGGCCCTTCAAGGTGGTGAGAACTCTATCACTTGCCCCTGAGGAGATGCAAAGGCAACTGGGttggttcagcctggaggagggaTGCCTTCATGAGAGTCCAATAGAGGCTCCAGTGCATATGAGGGCCATCAAGGAGACAGCTGTTGTTCAGTGTATTGTCAAATCCTGTAGGAAATTATTAGGCCTTGGAAAAACTTCCAAAGGGATACTGGCTCCTCTGGCTTCTCAGATATCTGGAACCAGTTAGGTTGTTCTTCTGGAAGGAACAACTAGGCCAAATACAAGTGGTGGGGATGCACTCTGGCAATGCAAATAAATAAGAGATAATGATTACAAAAGCACTGCAATGGCACTTCTGGCTTGTTTCATCTGAGGCCAAAGCTGAAAACTATCAAACTTTGCTCAGTTCTACATAAGTATTTGTACTGGTATTGGCTAGGATAGAGTGAATTTTCTTCATAGCAGCTTTTAAGGTGCTGTGTTTTAGATCTGTGACCAAAACAATGTTGCTAACACAGGGATATTTTagctattgctgagcagggcttgcactATCTCAAGACCTGTTTCCCATCCCAGCAGtgaggcagctggggagcaCAAGGAGTTGGGAGGTCACACAGCTGGCACAATTGCTGAAGGGTTATCTCACACTGTATGCTGTCATGCTCTGCTATAAAAGCTGGGGAGGAGAACGGGACACACACCTTCAGAGTGGTGGTATTAGTCTTCCCAAGTCACAGCTACGTGATGGAGCCTGGCTTTCCTGGAGATAGCTGAACACTTGCCTGCTGATGTAAAGCAATGAAAGAACAccttgttctgctttgctttacctattaatctgtctttatctcagcccacAGCTTTGCTCACTTTTACCCTTTCAGCtctctccccatcctgctggagaAAGTAAGCGAGAGGGCTGAGGTGAAACTGAAGCAGTACTGTACCATAGGCAACTCATGCTGTGCTCATGCAGTCAGCAAAGGCTTCCTTCACCCACAATAGGTTTCAAGAATAACATCTGTTTGAGCCTTGAAACTTAAGGTTGATAAATAGGTGGTAATTTGCAGGTGGGAACCTATCCCCGGTCATATATCTGTAGTGTAGTAATGGTAGCTCCTCTGTAAGAAGCACAGAAGAGCTCTTGTTCACTGCTCAGTGGAAATCTTTGCTCCCTGGAGCAATTCAAATGTCACCTGCAAAACAGGAGAAATTAATAACATAGAAATGCAAACGTCATCTCTGGCCTGAAACTCTTTGTGAATATCCCACTGCAAAACTCACAGCAGAAATTTAGGAGTGCAGACACAGGTGACAACAATTagaagcacagaaatatttctacaAGAAAAAGATGTGAAAACTCAGTTCTCACTGTCAGGCAGAGAAGAGACAAATCTAGAGTTTCAGGACAAGATATTCAAAGTACTGAGTACTTTGTGTACTGAGTGTGTTTCGAAGAGTAAATTGGGTACTTCTCCATCCTCATGTCATAAAAAGCAGCAAGGAGGGACACTCAGTTACACTGAGAAGCAACGTGTTTCAGCTGCAAAGGGGAAATTTTTTTGTAGCACTTAACTCCTGAAACCAGTTGCCACAGCATAGAGCATGTGGTTAGCAACAGCTCGGTGGACTCTTGGAAAGGCAGGAATATTCAGGAGTGCACATCTTCGTGCCACCTAATATGACTCAAAAATCACTTCAGGCTGGCCTAGGACCTTAAAAGCCtggcctgcaggagctgggctcagccaggcagtgctcagcagagcacacagcaagGGACCTGGAAATGCACTCATCTGGGGGGGAGCAAGTGCTGCCTGGCCTCGTGACGTGCTGATCTCCAAAGAGACAGAGCACGAAGCACAAGAGGAAAACCTTCTCAGTGGTTTAGCTCCCTCACTCTGCTCCCTTCGTGATCTTGTGCCTTGGACAGCCTCACTCAGTGCTCAGCTCCCACAGGGAAGAGCTCACTTAGTAAATCTTGAGGTGAGTGCAAGCTGCGAGGGATGGCAGTGTTGCAGGACGGAGTCAGCATTCGGAATGACCCTGGCaaagatatggaaaaaaatacatacagcTCACTGAGGATCAAAGGAAGTGATTGCACATAGTGAAGAATAATCAATTACAGCTTTGCAGCAAAGGGGATGGGTAACTGTAGATAGTCAAATATCAGTGTTGAGAAGAACACAAAATACAATATGGAATGAATAAAAAACTGTAGAGACTTACATGGGAGGGGTTGCATTGCTGAATATAGGTAAGGCTTCATGTACAGAGTAATACAGGGAAGAAAGAGGGGAACAACCAGCAAAGAGGAAAGGCAGTGATCAAGGAAAGCTGGAACTCTGAATGAAGTGGGGTTGATTTGCAAGAAGGAAAGTGTGAGGTGAGGAATGAtaaaatgcttaattttaaaCTCACCATTGCTGTCAGCATTCATCAATGCCTGTGTTTACTTATTTGCTGGGATTTTAGAATCGAGTGGTGATCCCAGGATGTCTACTGGTTGCTTATATGGAGATCACTCTTAAAACTTACTTACCTGCTCCAGACAACACCCACATTGCAATTGTCATTCCTCTACCTTATTAAACAGGGTAGAAACATATCTTTGACTGAGCTGCATTGACTGCATAAACTGTCTTTATTGCTCTGATAGATTTCTGCACTAAACAACTAGAATGAGTTACTAAGTCTCCTTCAGTCATTTCTGGATCAACTTTTTTCAGtgtacaaaaccaaaaatgtgaCTGATCTTTTAGCAGGTTATGATTCACCACCTAAAGTTTTGACATTTCTTTGGTGCAAAGAACCTTGTACACCAAATACCATCTCCCTATTAGCCTTCAACCTGCTGAAGATCAATAGAGGAAGTCTGAATGAGAACATAAGGCCACCTTGAGAGACAAGAATTCTGGATATATTTACTACAAAGCTTCTTCACCCAGGGATTACTACACAGCCATTTAGATAGTGCCTGCTGGATCATGGCACTGAAAGATGCCTACACATAAGTACAGGCTTCTGGAGTACAACTGTCTAAACATCCACCAGAAAAATACCTAAACACGGAGTAGAACCTCCTGCAGATAATGCCAAAATATAGAATGTGTGTGAACTGACCTCAGAGCACCCAGTGGCAATCATGTGTGATCCATccaaaaataagcaaatttcAGGAGCCTCATTCAGCATAGCAGCAAGGACATATTTCCTCTCATGACCATGGTGTGAACTGATGTGCCTCAGCCACCTACTCTGCTGGGCAGCATGGCCTCTCCAGGAACAACACCAGAGACTCTGCTACatgaaaaacaccaaaaatagCCTTTGATTATCAGTAGTCTCATATGACATAATTTCCTTCATTGTCACAGCTCTGTATAGTCTGCATAGTTCCCCAGACTATGGATAATCTCAGATTATAACACAAATTCACTACTCTGACTTTCAAAAGAGCAGCACTTGACTTCCAAGAGGACAGTGGTGTTTAGGAATTGCAATATTGGGACCGGTCAGCAGAGGGCCAGGCCAGCATCAAATTTGGGATGTTCAAAGCAGAGGCACTCCGGGCCCTGCCCCTCTCCACGGTGCTCTGGACTTGACCAGCTCGGGTAGTGAATGGGTTCAGACCTTGTGCATCCCTTGTGCTCACCAAGACAAGACTCTCTGAGGCCATAACTTGGAATGTTTCCTCTCCTTACAGAGAAAGTGAAGGTGACAGAAGATATCAAGCTTATAAACACACAAATCTCAGTGCAGAGTGAACTACAAGCACCCTGCACAACCCAGACATTCAGTCTTCTACAGCATTCAGTCTTCTAGACAGGTATAAGAAGAGGAGCTGTTCCAGGCATCATTTCACTCCCATGCTTCCATCTGCTCACCCCTTCATTCAATTGTGGAGCACCATGTACACACATTCTCTAATGGGTGTTATTGAAGACATCTATTTTCCTTGACACCCTGGTGCCATGGCATAACTGAGTTAGGAAAGTAACAGCACATCAAGATAAATGTGTTTTGCAGTATCAGTAACAAGAGAGatgccagaggagctgtgctttgaatgggtttttttgctttgatttgtaACCAAGTCACATACCAGCCTCAGCTACAGGTGACTGAGCTAAGTTGAAACATATAGCATGAGACATGAGAACCAGTCATGTGCAAAAGTACCGTGCAATTAATGTCTTGTTTCATCAAAGTAAATGAGCACTTCAGTGATCAAGAGAACAAGCAAAAGTATTGCTATTGTATTTGAGGTTTCAAGAGGCTCTCCTATACTGTATTGCATAAAAGAAAGTTTTTATCACAATTTCATTAGAATGACCTAGGGTGATTTCCATACTTACCAAGCACGTTATTGAACAGGGCCTACTTGTGGGTATGGCTAAGCATCTTCACTACTAAGGTAACACCTTTCTGTCTTCCCCCTTTGTGAGAAAAAGGTATGGTTACTTAGCCCCAACATTTTGCTTTGATACTCTCTACATTTCTGTTCAAAATCATCCAGAGTGCCTATTAATCAACCGGGATACAACCCCAACTTTCCAAGGAAGCCAAGTGTTCATTATCTTATTTATCTGAGCGTGTTCCCAATGCCCATGTTGAGAACAAATAATGACATAAATGACCATAATAGACCAGTAATATTTGTTGAGAGTTTACCTTATAATCAAATAAGATactatttcactgaaaaaaacttgttttctgATTACATGAATGCATCATTATTTATCAGTGTAATTAGTGCTATTCCAGTAAATGCCTAAGTACTCCTCAGCACATGTTTTGCAAAACCAGGTGCCAAAACTGAGCTCCgcatttttcccctctcagcctctatgaaaaaaaaacatgccCACAACAAACCAACTTTTCTCATTGTTCTTGGCCCAGGCTTCTGAGGATCTATAATTTCACTGTTGATGGGTTGAAAGGCAGCAGTGAAGAGCCATAACTGTGTTTATTTCctcttcagcagcagaacaTTTGATCTGTTGGTGGCCCCTGCCAGAGCTGGTTCAAAGCTTAATGAGCTGCATTAACTTTTAACAAGTGCTGTGGAAGAAAGAATATGTCTAAAAAATATCAGCAGGGCTGTTGTGTAAGTAACAGGACAGCAGGTGTAAATGCAGAGCCAGAACAGCCAGAAAGTATCCTGACATTCTTCTTGCTTGACAAGCTTTACAGTGTAAACAAAAGAATATCACTCACTTCTTCCTGCCAACAAGGGAATTCCTCTTTGCTTTATTCTATTGTGAAATGCTACCTCACATAAAATGCACATTCACTTCCTACTGACATTTatgctgctctttccttcaTGAATCTATCTCTCATTctatttttacagcattttcatCTCCATTCTCACATCTCACAGTTTTTCACCACTTCAGAACTGTTTCTCTTAACACCAACTTCTGCTTGACCCTTTTCTCcacctgctgccccagcacagagcatccTGATACAGAGGAAAAAGGCAGGGAATATGCTGTGGGGAAGAATATGTTACAAAGCAAGTCTCTTTTGAGAGGACCTGTTGCTTGTTAATTACAGTCAAAGTAAATTAAATGCCCCTGAATATAGAAGggtcatttcattttttaaaagatacaaaaatgactatttaaaaaaatttatcaATCCATAGAGGAAAACCAACAGACTTtggaggggagaagggggagTACACCCCTTCTCAAGTTCTTGATAACTTTgtacaatggaaaaaaacactgaatttgtCAACTGTGCTAAGAGAGAAGACATGGGTCCACCACTTTCTGCATGCTTTTCCCTGATAGAGGCTTACTGTAATGATGGAGCAGATGCTCACTACAGTTTTATGAGCAATAAGGCTTTAAAGGTTACTAAAGCAGAGTTATCCTCTGAGATGCTGAACTAATTGCACTATGAATCGGTGCTAGATGGAAGAAAAGttcacaggaacagcagcatgTGTCTtgactcctctccctgcttcACAACACTTCCCTGCAACATGTTTTCAAATGTGAGCATGTACTGGACTTTTAAAAAGATACTCAGGTGCTATGCTGGGctagttttttaaaaatttcattttctgttcttccatccatgagaaaagagaaaaggagatcAGTCTTGCATTCTAGAAACTTTATTACACGTTTTTAAAATGACTTAAAATTAGCAGGCAAAATACTTGACACACAAATTAGTGGTACTGAGCCCCAGCATCCACAAGTGCACAGACCAGACCAGGAAAAGCAAGTTTCACTGTCTACCACCATATTCTTGAGAAGAAGCAACATTTCCACTAGTTTTCTTTGGAAGGAGCTGAGCAAGGATATTTGGCATAACCCCTCCTTGAGGAATGGTCACACAGGCCAAGAGCTTGTTCAGCTCATCATCATTTCTCACAGCCAGCTGAATGTGCCTGGGCAGGATCCTTGTCTTCCTGTTTTCACGTGCAGCgttccctgccagctccaggatcTCTGCTGTCACGTACTCAATCACTGCAGCCAGGTAGATGGCAGCACCAGAGCCAATCCTGTCAGCGTAGTTCCCTCTTCGCAGGAGCCTATAGACACGGCCCACAGGGAACTGCAGACCTGCCCTGGCTGATTTGCTCTTCTTGGATACACTTCTAGGGCTGACAGCCGCTGCTTGTTTCTTTCCACGTCCAGACATTCTGACAGGCAAGGAGACACAGAGGGCTGGAGGTCTTCAAAACACTTGGGTGCTGGGGCTACAGCTAATGGACAGCAAGAGGAGGCAACAGCAAGGTCAGTTCTGCCCTTCCACATCTAGGGGAAAGCTCGTTCTATTCTTGAGGAAAGAGCTCACCACACACCACAGCTCATCAACAGCAGAGCTAAAATTTTAACAGTTATTGCCCTTTTACCACCTGCCTTTTAGGAGAAGGATCTCATTGCAAAACACGTCAAGGGTTATTGAAGTTAGATATGAAGGGCTCAAAAGGAGAGAAGCTTTCCCCTGCTACTTGGAGTGTATTTAGGATTGAGGCACAGTGGGTCTTCTtcagcaagatttttttttaaacaccacaACTGTTACCTCAAAGCTAACTTGAGGCCTTCTTTAAAGCACAATCTGCATTACAGCTTCTACTATCAATTTACAACATCCCTCCATCTCAAatctaaaaatggaaaaattc
Proteins encoded:
- the LOC103812638 gene encoding histone H2A-beta, sperm-like, with protein sequence MSGRGKKQAAAVSPRSVSKKSKSARAGLQFPVGRVYRLLRRGNYADRIGSGAAIYLAAVIEYVTAEILELAGNAARENRKTRILPRHIQLAVRNDDELNKLLACVTIPQGGVMPNILAQLLPKKTSGNVASSQEYGGRQ